CGGCCACCCCGGGCGGACGACCACCGCCAGATAGTTGGCGATCCCAACGAGCAGCATCCACGAGACGAGGTTGTTGCCCTTCATCTGCGGCAACCGGACCGTCGACACCATGAGCAGGGCCATCACGACGGCGACCGTCGCCACGGCGGTCGGAGTCAGCAGGTCGCGCACCAGCGTCGCGGCCATCAGGTAGCCGGCTCCGACGGGGATCGGCACGCCGAGCGTCCGTCGCTCCTTGACGTGCTCGTTGCTCGTCAGGTTGAAGCGTGCCAGGCGCAGCACCCCGGCCAGGAGATAGAGCACCGAGCAAGCCAACCCGGCGGCACCGAGCTCGTGCAGCGATGCCCGATAAACCAGGAACGCCGGGGCGGCGCCGAAAGAGATCGCGTCCGACAGGCTGTCCATCTGCTGTCCGAACTTGCTGGTCGCCTTGAGCAGACGGGCGAGCTGCCCGTCGAAGAGGTCGCAGAAGACCGCCGCCACCAGGAGGTTGACGGCCAGCCGCGGCTGGCCGTCGGCCGCGGCAATCATCGAGCCGAAGCCGAGAACGATGTTCAGGCCGGTGACCAGGTTGGGAACCAGGTAGCGAGGGGAGCGACCGCGGTTCGGCACGAGGGGCTGAGGATAACCCAACCGGACGGGGGGTCGAAACCTGGCGGCAGCGGACGCGTAGTT
This genomic window from Holophagales bacterium contains:
- the pssA gene encoding CDP-diacylglycerol--serine O-phosphatidyltransferase produces the protein MPNRGRSPRYLVPNLVTGLNIVLGFGSMIAAADGQPRLAVNLLVAAVFCDLFDGQLARLLKATSKFGQQMDSLSDAISFGAAPAFLVYRASLHELGAAGLACSVLYLLAGVLRLARFNLTSNEHVKERRTLGVPIPVGAGYLMAATLVRDLLTPTAVATVAVVMALLMVSTVRLPQMKGNNLVSWMLLVGIANYLAVVVRPGWPTVLWWNAWNALILLAAWQGERRRDRQQIGLA